One window from the genome of Gimesia aquarii encodes:
- a CDS encoding integrase core domain-containing protein — protein MHDRNGKQTKKFTETLQQSRIKTNTLPIVSPNRKGRCERFIETIKLEYWAKFIVFGKQHLDYQICSFTAYYNTLRSHTTHNYQLPIREIPDEVEKLLMGEVQVIAHIGGLIKSFKHIAA, from the coding sequence ATGCACGACCGGAATGGGAAACAAACAAAAAAATTCACTGAGACTTTGCAGCAATCCAGAATCAAGACAAACACTCTTCCGATAGTTTCTCCAAATCGTAAGGGAAGATGTGAGCGATTCATTGAGACAATCAAATTGGAATACTGGGCGAAGTTTATTGTTTTTGGTAAGCAGCATCTAGACTATCAGATTTGTAGTTTCACCGCGTACTATAACACTCTTCGCTCGCACACGACGCATAACTATCAGCTACCGATTCGAGAGATTCCAGACGAAGTAGAGAAATTATTAATGGGCGAGGTGCAAGTGATTGCACACATCGGTGGCTTGATAAAGTCGTTTAAACACATAGCGGCTTAA
- a CDS encoding glycosyltransferase family 39 protein codes for MKVLHDHIRQSRVLWLLIVVSIALFLRISYLFQVAYWFDESFTLKMVEFPFLDMMHRNITDDDNPPFYYLVLKLWVFIFGNLLTAPRLLSVLCSMGTVVGTYFFIKEAYQKRTSDEKQVNTEFAAILAALLVALSPIHVDWAQQVRMYSMSPTFAVWSSYFLFRALFREKSGPWIWGLFVLTSLLGAYTHYFGLFIAMAQFLFALSYIAIQRYKKSSATTTLSFQPLLISGAAFYFCFLPWLLVFLDHRQRVTEKMPTPPLTWDAVGTRLCLAFDLQWAWPVTPEMGIFVGQFFFSIFLLLAIRRRPADYFLILASLLPFLAAIIVSQFMRTIFVPRYLIAAQLFALTAVAVVISDIPWKVFRWTGVFIVVLSMGWLTKEQYLTRAFDASLPGMQAAVEYLDNKREAGDLALVCNPMLFTTIVFYTSDRNQLYTKGTPRNYPYYQGTAVMRDDEYFDLKELGGATNKRVWTFDADRWLGGTWSVHMPSGWREVSRRRFKEFNAEFIIRCYERDLVK; via the coding sequence TTGAAAGTTCTGCATGATCATATTAGACAGTCTCGAGTTTTGTGGCTGCTAATCGTAGTTTCCATTGCGCTTTTTTTGCGAATAAGCTACCTCTTTCAGGTGGCGTATTGGTTTGATGAAAGCTTCACGCTAAAAATGGTGGAATTCCCTTTTTTGGATATGATGCATCGAAATATTACTGATGATGACAATCCGCCATTCTATTATTTGGTTCTGAAGCTTTGGGTTTTTATATTCGGAAACCTCTTAACTGCTCCTCGACTACTGAGCGTACTGTGTAGTATGGGAACTGTTGTAGGAACATACTTCTTTATTAAAGAGGCTTATCAGAAACGAACGAGCGACGAGAAACAGGTCAATACAGAGTTTGCGGCTATCTTGGCGGCGTTATTGGTCGCCCTCAGTCCTATTCATGTTGACTGGGCTCAGCAAGTGCGGATGTATTCAATGTCTCCCACTTTTGCTGTTTGGTCTAGTTATTTCTTGTTTAGAGCACTATTTAGAGAAAAGTCGGGGCCGTGGATTTGGGGATTATTTGTACTCACCTCACTCTTAGGAGCTTATACTCATTATTTCGGTCTGTTTATTGCAATGGCTCAATTTCTATTTGCCTTGAGCTATATAGCAATTCAGCGATATAAAAAATCGAGTGCCACTACTACTCTTTCTTTTCAACCACTGTTAATCTCGGGAGCTGCATTTTATTTTTGTTTCCTTCCCTGGTTGCTTGTATTTCTTGACCATCGGCAAAGAGTGACTGAAAAAATGCCGACTCCACCTTTGACCTGGGATGCTGTTGGTACAAGGCTGTGTCTTGCTTTCGACTTACAGTGGGCATGGCCTGTGACACCTGAAATGGGGATTTTTGTAGGACAGTTCTTTTTTAGCATATTCCTCCTCCTTGCTATCCGCCGTCGTCCCGCGGATTATTTTTTAATTTTGGCATCGTTGTTACCATTTTTGGCAGCGATCATTGTTTCACAGTTTATGAGAACAATTTTTGTCCCTCGTTATTTAATTGCTGCCCAATTATTTGCATTGACGGCTGTTGCTGTTGTGATTAGCGATATTCCGTGGAAAGTATTCCGATGGACTGGTGTTTTTATTGTGGTATTGTCCATGGGCTGGCTGACTAAGGAGCAATATCTCACAAGAGCCTTTGATGCTTCATTGCCGGGAATGCAGGCAGCAGTAGAATATCTTGATAACAAACGAGAAGCTGGGGACTTAGCTCTTGTTTGTAATCCGATGCTATTTACCACAATTGTTTTTTATACAAGTGACCGGAATCAGCTATACACGAAAGGGACTCCACGTAATTACCCGTATTATCAAGGAACCGCGGTTATGCGCGATGATGAGTACTTTGACTTAAAAGAGCTAGGTGGAGCTACTAATAAACGGGTTTGGACATTTGATGCTGATCGATGGTTGGGAGGCACTTGGTCGGTTCATATGCCGTCAGGATGGCGTGAGGTGAGCCGAAGACGTTTTAAGGAATTTAATGCGGAATTCATTATACGTTGCTATGAGCGTGATCTAGTAAAATAG